From Synechococcus sp. A10-1-5-1, a single genomic window includes:
- the secD gene encoding protein translocase subunit SecD gives MARQQGWFALILALAFAAGAVLTSFPLQLGLDLRGGSQLTLQVMPAGAIKRVQSEQLEAVKDVLDRRINGLGVSESTLQTIGDDQLLLQLPGEQDPSRAAKVLGTTALLEFRAQKPGTEQQMSGLLKLKRQAQAVLNLRRSKDQDQAKAADLDADGLAQLLSEAGVSAPAGSSEIDQLELLLAAVNTKIVDLFEPAALTGKDLTGAGRQQNQAGSAWDVTLSFNTEGGRKFAQLTQSIAGSGRLLGIVLDGRSISEASVGPEFKPAGISGGAASITGNFSAEEARDLEVQLRGGSLPLPVEVIEQRTIGATLGSENVQRSLQAALLGLALVAVFMVVVYRLPGAVAVVALALYALFNLAMYALIPVTLTLPGIAGFILSVGIAVDANVLIFERVKEELRRGNTLIRSIDAGFSLAFSSILDGHITGLISCVALFALGTGLVKGFAVTLGIGLVLSLFTALTCTRTLLRLLMGYPALRRSTNFLPQSQLPAQAS, from the coding sequence ATGGCACGTCAACAGGGGTGGTTTGCCCTGATCCTGGCCCTGGCTTTTGCCGCCGGAGCCGTTCTGACCTCTTTCCCACTGCAATTGGGCCTTGACCTGCGTGGTGGCAGTCAGCTGACCCTGCAGGTCATGCCAGCTGGCGCGATTAAGCGCGTCCAGAGCGAGCAATTGGAGGCTGTCAAGGACGTGCTGGACCGCCGCATCAATGGCCTCGGGGTGAGTGAATCCACCCTCCAGACCATCGGTGACGATCAGCTGCTGCTGCAACTACCTGGCGAGCAGGATCCCAGCCGTGCCGCCAAGGTTCTGGGTACCACGGCCCTTCTTGAATTTCGCGCTCAGAAGCCGGGCACTGAACAGCAGATGAGCGGTCTGCTGAAGCTCAAGCGCCAGGCCCAAGCCGTACTGAATTTGCGTCGCTCCAAGGATCAGGATCAAGCGAAGGCGGCTGACCTGGATGCGGACGGTCTGGCACAGCTTCTGAGTGAAGCTGGGGTCAGCGCCCCGGCGGGTAGCAGTGAGATCGATCAGTTGGAGCTCCTTCTGGCCGCGGTCAACACCAAAATCGTTGACCTCTTCGAGCCCGCTGCTCTCACCGGTAAGGACCTCACCGGAGCTGGTCGGCAGCAGAACCAGGCCGGCAGCGCCTGGGATGTGACGTTGAGCTTCAACACCGAGGGTGGCCGCAAATTCGCCCAACTCACCCAAAGCATTGCTGGCAGCGGTCGTCTGCTGGGCATCGTTCTCGACGGCCGCTCCATCAGCGAAGCCAGTGTTGGTCCTGAGTTCAAGCCCGCCGGCATCAGCGGAGGTGCTGCAAGCATCACGGGCAACTTCAGCGCTGAAGAGGCCCGGGACCTTGAGGTTCAGCTCCGAGGCGGCTCACTGCCGTTGCCGGTCGAAGTGATCGAGCAGCGCACCATTGGTGCCACGCTCGGTAGTGAGAACGTCCAACGCAGCCTGCAGGCGGCTCTCCTCGGTCTGGCCCTGGTGGCCGTCTTCATGGTGGTTGTTTACCGCTTGCCTGGCGCGGTCGCCGTCGTGGCCTTGGCGCTCTACGCCCTGTTCAACCTGGCGATGTATGCCCTGATTCCGGTCACCCTCACGTTGCCTGGGATCGCCGGTTTCATCCTCTCGGTTGGTATCGCTGTTGATGCCAACGTGCTGATCTTTGAGCGGGTCAAAGAGGAATTGCGGCGCGGGAATACCCTGATTCGCTCGATTGATGCGGGCTTCTCGCTGGCCTTCTCCTCAATCCTGGATGGCCATATCACCGGCCTGATCAGTTGCGTGGCCTTGTTTGCTCTGGGAACGGGTCTGGTTAAGGGCTTTGCGGTGACATTGGGCATTGGTTTGGTGCTCAGCCTCTTCACTGCGCTGACCTGCACCCGCACCCTGTTGCGGCTGTTGATGGGCTATCCCGCCCTCCGCCGTTCCACCAACTTCCTGCCCCAGTCTCAGCTTCCCGCCCAGGCCTCCTGA
- a CDS encoding AI-2E family transporter: MRFGQWLGVMATAVALLLLWSLREVLVLVFAAVVLAMAVCTLVGVAQERLRCSRPLALLVSLSGLLLVAVVTIAVVIPPFIAQFQELLIQLPAALQLAVQLLRRSLDQSSQMLYGREALQWLQQSWQNQGSGSLDPTEGLLKLLGIAGNLGSGLLELFFVIAVSLMVAIQPTAYREIAVLMVPSFYRRRFRDVLSLCGEALSSWMAGVLISSLCVGVLAAIGLSLLGVKLVAANALLAGLLNIIPNVGPTLSTVFPMSVALLDSPVKALLVLLLYVVIQHIESYLITPSVMHHQVKLLPGLTLIAQFLFTVIFGPLGLLLALPMAVCLQVVVREVLIQDVLNGWELPVGGRP; encoded by the coding sequence TTGAGATTCGGCCAGTGGCTCGGAGTAATGGCCACGGCAGTGGCGCTGCTACTGCTGTGGAGCCTGCGAGAGGTCCTCGTCCTTGTCTTTGCCGCTGTGGTGCTCGCCATGGCGGTCTGCACCCTGGTGGGTGTAGCCCAAGAACGTCTGCGATGTAGCCGTCCGCTGGCGCTTCTGGTCAGCCTCAGCGGCTTGCTGCTGGTGGCTGTGGTCACCATTGCCGTCGTCATTCCCCCCTTCATCGCGCAGTTCCAAGAACTGCTGATCCAGCTGCCGGCGGCTCTGCAGTTGGCCGTGCAGCTCCTGCGCAGGAGCCTCGATCAGAGCAGTCAGATGCTCTATGGACGTGAGGCGCTGCAATGGTTACAGCAGAGCTGGCAAAACCAGGGCTCCGGAAGCCTTGATCCAACGGAAGGACTGCTGAAACTGCTGGGGATTGCCGGGAACCTCGGAAGTGGCTTGTTGGAGTTGTTCTTTGTGATCGCCGTCAGCTTGATGGTGGCAATCCAACCCACTGCCTATCGGGAGATTGCGGTCCTGATGGTCCCGTCTTTTTACCGGCGGCGATTCCGAGACGTGCTCTCGCTTTGTGGCGAGGCCCTGAGCAGCTGGATGGCCGGAGTACTAATCAGCTCGCTCTGCGTCGGTGTGTTGGCCGCCATTGGCCTCTCGCTATTGGGGGTGAAATTGGTGGCGGCCAATGCTCTTTTGGCAGGTCTGTTGAACATCATTCCCAACGTCGGACCAACCCTGAGCACGGTCTTTCCGATGTCGGTCGCGCTGCTCGATTCACCCGTCAAAGCACTACTGGTCTTGCTGCTCTATGTGGTGATCCAACACATCGAGAGCTACCTGATCACCCCTTCGGTGATGCACCACCAGGTGAAGTTGTTGCCTGGGCTGACCTTGATCGCTCAGTTCCTCTTCACGGTCATCTTTGGTCCTCTCGGTCTGCTCTTGGCGCTGCCCATGGCGGTCTGCCTGCAGGTTGTCGTGCGAGAGGTACTGATCCAGGACGTCCTCAACGGCTGGGAGCTCCCTGTGGGTGGGCGGCCATGA
- the rsmA gene encoding 16S rRNA (adenine(1518)-N(6)/adenine(1519)-N(6))-dimethyltransferase RsmA — MSFAAHRARKRFGQHWLKDQSVLDQILNASELTSADTVLEVGPGRGALTERLLESSASGVRAVELDRDLVAGLQERFGANPRFALTEGDVLAVELPEATAVVANIPYNITGPLLERLVGRLDNPVARPYRRLVLLVQQEVGERIRARPGSSAFSALSVRMQLLAHCNTVCPVPPRCFQPPPKVMSEVVALDPLPVEQRLDPALAKTVEMLLRRCFAARRKMLRNTLSGLVEAEQLQGLTDEAEIELQQRPQEVSPERWVRLAAGLNRLIS, encoded by the coding sequence ATGTCCTTCGCGGCCCATCGCGCCCGCAAACGCTTTGGCCAGCACTGGTTGAAGGACCAGTCCGTGCTCGATCAGATCCTCAATGCCTCTGAGTTGACCTCCGCTGACACGGTGCTTGAGGTCGGACCCGGCCGTGGAGCACTGACTGAGCGGCTGTTGGAGTCCTCCGCCAGCGGGGTTCGTGCCGTTGAGCTGGATCGTGATTTGGTGGCTGGGCTGCAGGAGCGCTTTGGAGCCAACCCCCGCTTTGCTCTGACCGAAGGGGATGTGCTGGCCGTCGAATTACCCGAGGCCACAGCCGTGGTCGCCAACATCCCGTACAACATCACAGGCCCCCTGTTGGAGCGCCTGGTTGGTCGCCTCGATAACCCGGTGGCCCGGCCCTATCGCCGCTTGGTTCTGTTGGTGCAGCAGGAGGTGGGTGAGCGCATCCGGGCGCGTCCCGGTAGCAGTGCCTTCTCGGCGCTGAGTGTGCGCATGCAGTTGTTGGCGCACTGCAACACGGTCTGCCCGGTGCCCCCCCGCTGCTTTCAACCGCCGCCGAAGGTGATGAGTGAGGTGGTGGCGCTCGACCCCCTGCCGGTGGAGCAACGGTTGGATCCTGCTCTGGCCAAAACGGTGGAGATGCTCCTGCGGCGCTGCTTTGCCGCCCGTCGCAAGATGCTCCGCAACACCCTCTCCGGACTGGTGGAAGCCGAGCAGTTGCAGGGTCTGACGGATGAAGCCGAGATTGAATTGCAGCAGCGTCCTCAGGAGGTGTCGCCAGAGCGTTGGGTGCGCCTGGCGGCGGGCTTGAATCGGCTGATCTCCTAA
- a CDS encoding YraN family protein has product MQTVWGCGERPSPSLGSDGAQGPEVGEASRAVQTAADAMGRSASQRRGDWAEQRALRLLQAAGWTLLEQRWSCRWGELDLLLHKPQRLLLVEVKGRACRGRDGWGVAALKGAKRRRLETTLNLWLQLHPAYQDCRWEWICALVPLPPSRVPVRWMPWL; this is encoded by the coding sequence ATGCAGACGGTTTGGGGTTGCGGTGAACGGCCCAGTCCGTCGCTGGGCAGTGATGGAGCGCAAGGGCCGGAGGTCGGGGAAGCCTCAAGAGCAGTGCAGACTGCGGCCGATGCCATGGGACGCTCCGCTTCTCAAAGGCGAGGGGATTGGGCTGAACAGCGGGCCCTGCGTCTGCTGCAGGCTGCGGGTTGGACTCTGCTGGAGCAGCGCTGGAGCTGCCGTTGGGGTGAATTGGACTTACTCCTCCACAAACCTCAGCGCCTGCTGTTGGTGGAGGTCAAGGGGCGAGCCTGTCGAGGGCGGGATGGCTGGGGGGTGGCTGCCCTGAAGGGCGCCAAGCGGCGGCGGCTTGAAACGACCTTGAACCTGTGGTTGCAGCTGCATCCCGCGTATCAGGACTGCCGCTGGGAATGGATCTGTGCATTGGTTCCGCTTCCCCCCAGTCGTGTGCCCGTTCGTTGGATGCCTTGGCTTTGA
- the mnmH gene encoding tRNA 2-selenouridine(34) synthase MnmH gives MAERQSIEAFLQSQGPVVDVRAPAEFEKGHIPGAQNLPLFSDLERAEVGTTYKQQGRTAAVQLGLSLVGPKLAPLGKTLQQLGSRCPGQPLRIHCWRGGMRSGSMAWLAETLDLHAVVLEGGYKSYRRWVLELMEQPWPIQLLGGRTGTGKTDVLVELAKKGVAVVDLEGLAHHRGSSFGGLGLPPQPSTEHFENRIAAVLKQQRSAAQIWLEAESIQVGRCRIPAGLWRQMQKAPLLEITRPVEERLDQLVAVYGVQDPEALADATQRIARRLGPQRTKTALDAIAERDWHGACAQMLDYYDRCYDHELEGHGQAEQASQRERMDLAGLTAAEAAERLINSGAAARSPEHHH, from the coding sequence ATGGCCGAACGGCAATCCATCGAGGCCTTCTTGCAAAGCCAAGGACCTGTGGTGGATGTCCGCGCTCCAGCGGAATTTGAAAAGGGCCACATCCCTGGTGCCCAGAACCTGCCACTGTTCAGCGACCTCGAGCGAGCCGAGGTCGGAACGACCTACAAGCAACAGGGGCGAACGGCTGCTGTTCAATTGGGGCTTTCCCTGGTGGGGCCAAAGCTGGCGCCCTTGGGGAAGACGTTGCAGCAGTTGGGTAGCCGTTGCCCAGGCCAGCCCCTCAGGATCCACTGCTGGCGAGGCGGAATGCGCTCGGGGAGCATGGCCTGGCTCGCTGAAACCCTCGATCTGCACGCTGTGGTGCTCGAAGGCGGCTACAAGAGCTATCGACGCTGGGTTCTCGAGCTGATGGAGCAGCCATGGCCCATTCAGCTTCTGGGCGGGAGAACGGGTACGGGAAAGACTGATGTGTTGGTTGAGCTGGCGAAGAAAGGGGTCGCCGTCGTGGATCTCGAGGGGCTAGCCCATCACCGCGGCAGCAGCTTCGGAGGCTTGGGCCTTCCTCCCCAACCGAGCACAGAGCATTTTGAGAATCGGATCGCCGCGGTCCTCAAGCAGCAGCGATCGGCAGCGCAGATTTGGCTCGAAGCGGAGAGCATTCAAGTTGGACGCTGCCGAATTCCAGCCGGGCTTTGGCGACAGATGCAAAAAGCACCGCTTCTGGAGATCACCAGACCCGTTGAAGAGCGCCTGGATCAGCTCGTGGCCGTCTATGGCGTCCAAGATCCTGAGGCCTTAGCCGATGCAACCCAGCGGATCGCTCGGCGCCTCGGTCCCCAACGCACGAAGACAGCCCTCGATGCAATCGCAGAGCGTGACTGGCATGGGGCCTGTGCCCAGATGCTCGATTACTACGACCGCTGCTACGACCATGAGCTCGAGGGGCATGGCCAGGCTGAGCAAGCCAGCCAACGCGAACGGATGGATTTGGCAGGGTTGACCGCGGCGGAAGCCGCCGAACGACTCATCAACAGCGGAGCCGCAGCCAGATCGCCTGAGCATCATCACTAG
- the ispE gene encoding 4-(cytidine 5'-diphospho)-2-C-methyl-D-erythritol kinase — protein sequence MAELQVSTPAKINLHLEVLGLRPDGFHELAMVMQTLDLADNLSLRPTADGAVTLRCDRADLPTDGNNLIVKAAELIKQRVGLPELGVAMELTKRIPIGAGLAGGSSNGAAALVGLNTLWGCGFSSAQLSAMAAELGSDMPFCIDGGTQLCFGRGEVLESAGLAKPPSLGVLLIKHPDSSVSTPWAYKQCREQFGASYLSGEAEFEQRRRALRQAPLLTGLSGEGPLQEIRNDLQKVVEPEVASVREGLSILRRADAALAVSMSGSGPSMFALFADHEAATRAQQQLAAALEAAGFAFWVCRCTGSGATLV from the coding sequence ATGGCAGAGCTGCAGGTCAGCACCCCCGCCAAGATCAACCTGCATCTCGAGGTGCTGGGCCTGCGCCCCGACGGCTTTCACGAGCTGGCGATGGTGATGCAGACCTTGGATTTGGCGGACAACCTCAGCCTTCGTCCCACGGCTGATGGGGCGGTGACCCTGCGCTGCGACCGAGCGGACCTTCCGACCGACGGCAACAACCTCATTGTCAAGGCGGCGGAGCTGATCAAACAGCGGGTTGGCTTACCGGAGCTGGGCGTCGCCATGGAGCTGACCAAGCGCATTCCGATTGGTGCTGGTCTGGCCGGAGGCTCGAGCAACGGTGCGGCGGCCCTGGTGGGGCTGAACACCCTTTGGGGCTGTGGCTTCAGCAGCGCGCAGCTCTCAGCCATGGCCGCTGAGCTCGGTTCGGACATGCCGTTCTGTATCGATGGTGGAACCCAGCTCTGCTTTGGACGGGGAGAGGTCCTGGAATCCGCTGGCCTGGCCAAGCCCCCCTCCCTGGGGGTGCTCTTGATCAAGCATCCCGACTCGAGCGTCTCAACCCCCTGGGCCTACAAGCAGTGCCGCGAGCAATTCGGGGCGAGCTATCTCTCAGGTGAGGCGGAGTTTGAGCAGCGCCGCCGGGCCCTGCGTCAGGCACCCCTGCTGACGGGATTGAGCGGCGAAGGTCCGCTTCAAGAGATTCGCAACGATCTTCAGAAGGTGGTGGAGCCTGAGGTGGCCAGCGTGCGTGAGGGTCTCTCGATCCTTCGGCGCGCTGATGCTGCTCTGGCGGTGTCGATGAGTGGCTCTGGTCCGAGCATGTTCGCGTTGTTCGCAGATCATGAGGCCGCTACCCGGGCTCAGCAGCAGCTGGCCGCTGCCCTGGAGGCTGCTGGCTTTGCGTTCTGGGTGTGCCGTTGCACGGGCTCTGGTGCCACGCTGGTCTGA
- the secF gene encoding protein translocase subunit SecF: protein MSDPSTAVAAPAPRFRISRIRRQGWLASALAVLLSLVGMALCWSNPRIAAPLKPGLDFTGGTQVEIQRTCGGADCSGLKAADVRQQLRSLTLPEVAGQAAPQLSNAGVQVLDRGRSVDLRLPDLEPEQTRALIQGLVPVIGTVDPQQVSINTIGPTLGSQLLKGSLISLLVSFAAIAAYISFRYDGVFAGLALLCLAHDIVITCGVFAWLGLISGIEVNSLFAVALITVAGYSVNDTVVVFDRIREQKRALQGLTLLEQVDAAVDATLTRSLYTSFTTLLPLVSLLLFGGSSLFWFAVALTIGIGVGSWSSIGIAPTLLPVLSRR from the coding sequence ATGTCCGACCCCTCGACCGCCGTGGCCGCCCCCGCTCCCCGCTTTCGCATCAGCCGCATCCGCCGTCAGGGCTGGCTGGCCTCCGCTTTGGCGGTTCTGCTGAGCCTGGTCGGCATGGCTCTGTGTTGGAGCAACCCTCGCATCGCAGCTCCCCTGAAGCCCGGTTTGGACTTCACCGGTGGTACTCAAGTGGAGATCCAGCGCACTTGCGGCGGTGCTGACTGCTCTGGTCTCAAGGCCGCCGACGTTCGTCAACAGTTGCGTTCGCTCACGCTGCCGGAGGTGGCAGGACAAGCCGCTCCTCAGCTGTCGAATGCAGGTGTTCAGGTCTTGGATCGCGGTCGTTCTGTCGATCTGCGTTTGCCGGATCTTGAGCCTGAACAGACCCGCGCCCTGATCCAGGGCCTGGTTCCAGTGATCGGCACGGTCGATCCGCAGCAGGTCTCGATTAACACCATCGGCCCCACCCTTGGTTCTCAGCTGCTCAAGGGCAGCTTGATTTCCCTGTTGGTCAGTTTTGCGGCGATCGCGGCTTACATCAGCTTCCGCTACGACGGGGTGTTTGCGGGCCTGGCCCTGCTTTGCCTCGCCCACGACATCGTGATCACCTGTGGGGTCTTTGCTTGGCTTGGTTTGATCAGTGGCATCGAAGTGAATTCCCTCTTTGCCGTGGCTCTGATCACCGTGGCGGGCTACTCGGTGAATGACACGGTGGTCGTCTTTGACAGGATCCGAGAGCAAAAACGCGCGCTGCAGGGTCTGACACTGCTTGAGCAGGTCGATGCAGCTGTTGATGCCACCTTGACCCGCTCTCTGTACACCTCCTTCACCACCCTTTTGCCTCTGGTGTCGTTGCTCCTCTTTGGCGGCAGCAGCTTGTTCTGGTTTGCCGTGGCCCTGACCATCGGCATCGGGGTCGGCAGCTGGTCGAGTATTGGGATTGCTCCGACCCTGCTGCCCGTGCTCTCCCGACGATGA
- a CDS encoding pentapeptide repeat-containing protein, with amino-acid sequence MRRFFRSLLCPALLALLISAAVLPAQPVQAAMDYAKQVLIGHDFAGVDLHGATFNLTNLREADFQGADLRGASLYGAKLQDANLAGADLSDATLDSAVLDGTDLRNAVLENAFAFNTRFKDVLIEGADFTNVPFRGDVLKTLCASASGTNPITGRATKDTLECS; translated from the coding sequence ATGCGTCGCTTCTTCCGGTCACTGCTCTGCCCCGCGCTGTTGGCTCTGCTGATCAGTGCTGCAGTTCTGCCTGCCCAACCGGTGCAGGCGGCCATGGACTACGCCAAGCAAGTGCTGATCGGCCATGACTTCGCCGGAGTTGACCTGCACGGCGCCACCTTCAATCTGACGAACCTGCGGGAAGCTGATTTCCAAGGGGCCGACCTGCGCGGCGCCAGCCTCTATGGCGCCAAGCTGCAGGACGCCAACCTCGCCGGCGCCGACCTCAGTGACGCCACCCTCGATTCGGCCGTCCTCGATGGAACGGACCTACGCAACGCGGTGCTGGAAAACGCTTTTGCCTTCAACACACGGTTTAAAGATGTCCTGATTGAAGGGGCGGACTTCACCAACGTTCCCTTCCGCGGCGACGTGCTGAAAACCCTCTGCGCCAGCGCCAGTGGCACGAACCCCATCACCGGTCGCGCCACCAAAGACACCCTTGAGTGCAGCTGA
- the psb28 gene encoding photosystem II reaction center protein Psb28, producing the protein MAAIQFFPGVDEPVVPDIRMTRSRDGRTGQAIFVFDQPQALSPESMADIGGMYLIDEEGQMVTRDVNAKFVNGKPAALEATYTWKTTEDFERFMRFAERYAQANDLGFAQKNKDEAGEGDAN; encoded by the coding sequence ATGGCCGCGATCCAGTTTTTCCCCGGTGTGGACGAGCCGGTCGTGCCCGATATCCGTATGACTCGTTCTCGCGATGGCCGCACTGGCCAGGCGATTTTTGTCTTCGATCAGCCCCAGGCCCTCTCGCCCGAGAGCATGGCTGACATTGGTGGCATGTACCTGATCGACGAAGAAGGTCAGATGGTGACCCGTGATGTGAACGCGAAGTTCGTGAACGGCAAGCCCGCGGCTCTGGAAGCGACTTACACCTGGAAAACCACCGAAGATTTCGAGCGGTTCATGCGCTTCGCCGAGCGCTATGCCCAGGCCAATGACCTTGGCTTTGCCCAGAAGAACAAGGATGAGGCTGGCGAAGGGGACGCCAACTGA
- a CDS encoding DUF3082 domain-containing protein — protein sequence MSETQSDSQDLASAQQTSEGQISQRPRKGPISFLSGSLTSFGLGWLALQLAGKVVGYYAEHPPHYEAGFAQSIAVFLKTLAVGMSFLATFTFAFVGLGLFLTFIRSLLPGWKQAEETP from the coding sequence GTGAGTGAGACCCAAAGCGACAGCCAAGACCTCGCCAGTGCTCAGCAGACGAGCGAAGGTCAGATCTCCCAGAGGCCGCGCAAGGGTCCGATCAGCTTCTTGAGCGGTTCGTTGACGAGCTTTGGTTTGGGCTGGCTTGCTCTGCAGTTGGCCGGCAAGGTCGTCGGCTACTACGCCGAGCATCCTCCCCATTACGAAGCCGGCTTTGCTCAGAGCATCGCGGTGTTCCTGAAGACCTTGGCGGTCGGCATGAGCTTTCTGGCGACGTTCACCTTTGCCTTTGTTGGCTTGGGGTTGTTTCTGACATTTATCCGCAGCCTCTTACCGGGTTGGAAACAAGCCGAAGAAACCCCCTAG
- a CDS encoding AI-2E family transporter translates to MTPRSLLLLLSLVVLGLLAWQLRWVLMVLFGAVVLAVALDVPVSWLRRVVRLSRPLALLLVLMVLGLLSWQLAELLLPELLEQLNQLTQLVPALIARLAELLGGVSVLEGLGGRLSELITIDKLQPIGAQLLGFAGGAASGTVLLLLMGLLAILLVLDPRSHQRLVLALTPAHSRALVQNLLTESRQALGGWLAGMTLSASAVFLLTWAGLAALKVPLALLSGLLCGLLTFVPTIGPTLASLLPVAVSLLISPTLAVQVIVLRLVLQNGEAFLLTPLLLSRTVNLLPTVALMAQLSLGALLGLPGVLLALPLVVVLQVFSQRVLVEQVMDRWT, encoded by the coding sequence ATGACACCACGCAGTTTGCTGCTGCTGCTCTCCCTGGTGGTCCTTGGGCTCCTCGCCTGGCAACTGCGTTGGGTGCTGATGGTGCTGTTTGGCGCAGTGGTGCTGGCCGTGGCCCTGGATGTGCCGGTGAGCTGGCTGCGCAGGGTGGTCCGCTTGAGCCGTCCGCTGGCCCTGCTACTGGTCTTGATGGTTCTGGGCCTGCTGAGCTGGCAACTCGCAGAGCTGCTGCTGCCTGAACTGCTGGAGCAGCTCAACCAGTTGACCCAACTGGTTCCGGCCTTAATTGCGCGGCTGGCCGAACTGCTCGGCGGTGTCAGCGTTTTGGAAGGACTAGGTGGTCGACTCTCCGAGCTGATCACCATCGACAAGCTGCAGCCGATTGGCGCCCAACTGCTTGGCTTCGCCGGTGGCGCCGCCAGTGGAACGGTTCTGTTGCTGTTGATGGGTCTGCTGGCGATTCTCTTGGTGCTCGATCCACGCAGTCATCAGCGTCTGGTCCTGGCCCTGACGCCCGCCCACAGCCGCGCTTTGGTCCAGAACCTCCTCACCGAGAGCCGCCAGGCCTTGGGGGGCTGGCTGGCGGGGATGACCCTCTCGGCATCGGCGGTCTTCCTGCTGACCTGGGCTGGACTGGCCGCCCTCAAGGTGCCATTGGCCCTCTTGAGCGGGCTGCTCTGCGGCCTGCTCACCTTTGTCCCCACCATCGGACCGACCCTGGCAAGCCTGTTGCCTGTGGCGGTCTCCCTGTTGATCTCGCCAACCCTGGCCGTTCAAGTCATCGTGCTGCGCTTGGTGCTGCAAAACGGGGAGGCCTTCCTACTCACCCCGCTGTTGCTCAGCAGAACGGTCAACCTCTTGCCCACCGTGGCCCTCATGGCCCAACTCAGCCTGGGGGCATTGCTGGGCTTGCCCGGGGTGCTGCTTGCCCTGCCACTTGTGGTCGTGCTCCAGGTCTTCTCCCAACGGGTGCTGGTGGAGCAGGTCATGGACCGTTGGACCTGA
- a CDS encoding pyruvate dehydrogenase complex E1 component subunit beta: MAETLLFNALREAIDEEMARDPHVCVMGEDVGQYGGSYKVTKDLYDKYGELRVLDTPIAENAFTGMAVGAAMTGLRPIVEGMNMGFLLLAFNQISNNMGMLRYTSGGNFTIPSVVRGPGGVGRQLGAEHSQRLEAYFHAVPGIKIVAVSTPTNAKGLMKAAIRDNNPVLFFEHVLLYNLSEEIPEGDYTCALDQADLVKEGSDVTILTYSRMRHHCLKAVEQLEKEGVSVELIDLISLKPFDMETISRSIRKTHKVLVVEECMKTGGIGAELLALITEHCFDDLDARPIRLSSQDIPTPYNGTLENLTIIQPHQIVEAAKALKAGQV, from the coding sequence GTGGCAGAGACCCTTCTCTTCAACGCCCTGCGTGAGGCCATCGACGAAGAGATGGCCCGTGATCCCCATGTCTGCGTGATGGGGGAAGACGTCGGCCAATACGGCGGTTCCTACAAGGTCACAAAGGATCTCTACGACAAGTACGGCGAACTGCGGGTCCTGGATACCCCGATTGCTGAGAACGCCTTCACCGGCATGGCGGTTGGTGCTGCCATGACGGGCCTTCGCCCCATCGTCGAAGGCATGAACATGGGCTTCCTGCTGCTCGCGTTCAACCAGATCTCCAACAACATGGGGATGCTGCGCTACACCAGCGGCGGCAACTTCACGATCCCGTCTGTGGTCCGTGGCCCTGGCGGTGTGGGCCGTCAACTTGGTGCTGAGCACAGCCAGCGGCTTGAGGCTTATTTCCACGCGGTGCCTGGCATCAAGATCGTGGCGGTCAGCACCCCGACGAACGCCAAGGGCCTAATGAAGGCGGCGATCCGAGACAACAACCCCGTTCTCTTCTTCGAGCACGTTCTGCTCTACAACCTCTCTGAAGAGATCCCTGAGGGCGACTACACCTGTGCCTTGGATCAGGCCGACTTGGTCAAGGAAGGCAGCGACGTCACGATCCTCACCTACTCCCGCATGCGCCACCACTGCCTCAAGGCCGTGGAGCAGCTGGAAAAGGAGGGTGTGAGCGTTGAGCTGATCGACCTGATCAGCCTGAAGCCCTTTGACATGGAGACCATCTCCCGCTCGATTCGCAAGACCCACAAGGTCTTGGTGGTCGAGGAATGCATGAAGACTGGTGGCATTGGCGCCGAGTTGCTCGCTCTGATCACCGAGCACTGCTTCGACGATCTCGATGCACGCCCCATCCGCCTGTCCTCCCAGGACATCCCGACTCCTTACAACGGCACCCTCGAAAATCTGACGATCATTCAGCCGCATCAGATCGTGGAAGCGGCCAAAGCGCTTAAGGCTGGCCAGGTCTGA